The Tachyglossus aculeatus isolate mTacAcu1 chromosome 4, mTacAcu1.pri, whole genome shotgun sequence genome contains a region encoding:
- the C4H9orf116 gene encoding UPF0691 protein C9orf116 homolog: MKLFSSQVPPSLSNRVFARLKTSGPFCACLFFPAIFSQFHKLLTKEEGKMTEDQPQQVTGPSDRQAGVTSPQTSDYYLVSENLPARFNHPGCFRGYRTKESHPLYRTANQSYGSRAPTVHEMPTTFNTIPHHFSSQLAQCGMYRNNGFNTFSEKSSVTGPDNLISFYDRFNFHPSYNVNQPSICK; this comes from the exons ATGAAATTATTCTCATCCCAGGTTCCGCCGTCACTTAGCAACAGGGTGTTTGCTAGATTGAAAACCTCAGGGCCCTTTTGTGCCTGTCTTTTTTTTCCTGCCATTTTCTCCCAGTTTCACAAGCTACTGACCAAAGAGGAAGGCAAAATGACCGAGGATCAGCCTCAACAGGTCACTGGCCCCAGTGACCGTCAGGCCGGGGTCACGTCCCCACAAACCAGTGACTATTATCTGGTGAGTGAGAACCTACCAGCCAGATTCAACCATCCTGGATGTTTTCGCGGTTACAG GACTAAGGAATCCCATCCACTATACAGGACAGCGAACCAGTCCTATGGAAGCAGAGCCCCAACTGTTCACGAAATGCCA aCAACTTTTAACACGATTCCGCATCATTTTTCCAGCCAACTTGCCCAGTGTGGAATGTACAGAAACAATGGGTTTAACACTTTCTCGGAAAAAAGCTCTGTAACTGGCCCTGATAACTTAATCAGCTTTTACGATCGGTTCAACTTTCATCCCAGTTACAATGTTAACCAACCATCTATCTGTAAATGA